The proteins below come from a single Iocasia fonsfrigidae genomic window:
- a CDS encoding YbjQ family protein produces the protein MIIVNTSQIAGKEISEVLGLVRGNTIRARHVGQDIMAGLRNIVGGEVKEYTQMISEAREEALKRMVSEAEKLEADAVINIRFTTSQVMGGAAEILAYGTAVKIG, from the coding sequence ATGATAATAGTGAATACTAGTCAAATTGCTGGTAAAGAAATAAGTGAAGTCCTTGGTCTGGTCAGAGGAAATACTATTAGGGCACGTCATGTTGGGCAGGATATTATGGCAGGTCTAAGAAATATTGTAGGCGGTGAAGTAAAAGAATATACCCAGATGATTAGTGAGGCCAGGGAAGAAGCCCTGAAAAGGATGGTATCTGAAGCTGAGAAATTAGAGGCAGATGCTGTTATTAATATTCGTTTTACTACTTCCCAGGTTATGGGTGGTGCAGCTGAAATACTTGCCTATGGCACAGCTGTCAAAATAGGTTGA
- a CDS encoding lactate utilization protein: MLKSKKEYYRIKGNELIKNFKKRNIEGYYCSTGEEAVKKALELIKEGSTVSWGGSMTLEQIGLLEKLKESNLKLLDRSTAENADERAEIYYKTFNCDYFLMSSNAITQDGKLVNIDGNGNRIAALIYGPKNVIVIAGMNKVTKDEESAMKRIRNCASPINAIRLEQNTPCTQTGHCHECLTEDCICCQMLVTRKSRHDGRIKVILVGEELGF, from the coding sequence GTGTTAAAGTCCAAAAAAGAATATTACCGGATTAAGGGGAATGAGCTGATTAAGAATTTTAAGAAGAGGAATATAGAGGGCTACTATTGTTCTACAGGAGAAGAAGCCGTCAAAAAGGCTCTGGAATTAATAAAAGAGGGTTCTACAGTATCCTGGGGTGGTTCAATGACTTTAGAGCAAATTGGTTTATTGGAGAAATTAAAGGAATCTAATCTAAAATTGTTGGATAGGAGTACTGCTGAAAATGCTGATGAAAGGGCAGAGATATATTATAAAACCTTTAATTGCGATTATTTCTTAATGAGTTCAAATGCAATTACCCAGGATGGCAAATTAGTAAATATTGATGGGAATGGTAATAGGATAGCTGCCCTTATATATGGGCCCAAAAATGTTATTGTGATAGCAGGTATGAATAAAGTTACTAAAGATGAAGAGAGTGCAATGAAGCGTATAAGAAATTGTGCTTCACCGATAAATGCCATCAGGCTGGAACAGAATACACCTTGTACTCAAACTGGTCACTGTCATGAGTGTTTAACAGAGGATTGTATTTGCTGTCAAATGCTGGTGACTAGAAAATCAAGACATGACGGTCGTATAAAGGTAATACTTGTAGGTGAAGAACTGGGCTTTTAA
- a CDS encoding TetR/AcrR family transcriptional regulator has translation MKMNFCSAVFAEEGKIIMGGKTNRERERILAKARDLFFSYGYSKITMDELAAELKMSKKTIYNIFASKRDLLDEVIRNHFKDIKEEIETQLNKEMSFQGMLKRLLLIINQKTSLINIRALDDIKKNSPDSWKMINKYRESFLQTRLKEIFQKGIKEGVIKEGIPLELIVLVTMNLIRNITPPELMGFPYSFDQVLEMIIEIIIEGIIVREE, from the coding sequence ATGAAGATGAACTTCTGTTCTGCTGTTTTTGCTGAGGAGGGGAAAATAATCATGGGCGGCAAGACCAATAGAGAAAGAGAGCGAATTTTAGCAAAAGCCAGGGATTTATTTTTCTCTTATGGTTATTCAAAGATAACGATGGATGAATTAGCTGCTGAGCTAAAGATGAGTAAAAAAACCATTTACAATATTTTTGCCAGTAAAAGGGACTTATTAGATGAGGTAATAAGAAATCATTTTAAGGATATCAAGGAGGAAATAGAAACACAGTTAAATAAAGAAATGTCTTTTCAGGGGATGCTGAAAAGATTATTATTAATTATTAATCAAAAGACATCATTAATTAATATTAGAGCACTTGATGATATTAAAAAAAACAGTCCTGATTCCTGGAAAATGATTAATAAATATCGGGAATCATTTTTACAGACCCGTTTAAAAGAAATATTTCAAAAAGGGATTAAGGAAGGGGTTATTAAGGAGGGTATTCCACTTGAATTAATAGTACTGGTGACTATGAATTTAATTCGCAATATTACACCACCTGAACTAATGGGTTTTCCATATTCTTTTGATCAGGTTTTAGAAATGATTATAGAAATAATTATTGAAGGTATTATTGTTAGAGAGGAGTAA
- a CDS encoding acyl-CoA dehydratase activase-related protein: protein MKIGVPRALLYYYYFPFWESFFNNLGCELVVSDKTSEVLINRGIKNSVSEICVPIKVYIGHVFNLLDKGVDYIYVPRFISIKKNITFCPKFLGLPDMIRNSLQGVEGKILSNYIEARSDDISNYKNYLGFMDKLGVSRSTLKNAAKKARKVWLNFREKSRQGLFIDQILNDRIITGASNNEITIGVVGYVYNVYDQFISMDFIDRLREMKVNVLTFEMLETKKIEEQVGKFAKKMFWEFTNKLLGAGYHFIHSPQVDGIIHITAFGCGPDSILGPFLDTEAEAFNKPLMRLRIDEQTGESHLITRIEAFTDMIRAKKEEEEGGSFR from the coding sequence ATGAAGATAGGAGTACCACGGGCCTTGCTATATTATTATTATTTTCCCTTCTGGGAATCTTTTTTTAATAATCTTGGCTGTGAGCTAGTAGTTTCTGATAAAACGTCAGAAGTGTTGATTAATAGAGGGATAAAGAACTCTGTTTCTGAAATATGCGTGCCTATTAAGGTATATATCGGTCATGTATTTAATTTACTTGATAAAGGTGTGGATTATATTTATGTTCCGAGGTTTATCAGTATTAAGAAAAATATAACCTTCTGTCCAAAATTTTTAGGTCTGCCTGATATGATTAGAAATTCACTCCAAGGAGTAGAGGGAAAGATTTTAAGTAATTATATTGAAGCCAGGAGTGATGATATTTCTAATTATAAAAATTATCTTGGTTTTATGGATAAGTTAGGGGTATCCCGTTCGACACTGAAAAATGCTGCTAAAAAAGCCCGTAAGGTCTGGCTGAATTTTCGTGAGAAAAGCAGGCAGGGTTTATTTATAGACCAGATTTTAAATGATAGAATAATTACTGGGGCAAGTAATAATGAGATTACAATAGGTGTTGTAGGTTATGTCTATAATGTCTATGACCAGTTTATTAGTATGGATTTTATTGATCGACTAAGAGAGATGAAAGTAAATGTTTTGACTTTTGAAATGCTTGAGACTAAAAAGATTGAAGAGCAAGTGGGTAAATTTGCTAAAAAGATGTTCTGGGAGTTTACCAATAAATTACTTGGTGCGGGTTATCACTTTATCCATTCCCCTCAAGTAGATGGTATTATTCATATAACTGCCTTTGGTTGTGGGCCAGATTCTATTTTAGGACCATTTCTGGATACAGAAGCCGAAGCCTTTAATAAACCTTTAATGAGACTGCGGATCGATGAGCAAACAGGTGAAAGTCATTTGATTACCAGAATAGAGGCCTTTACAGATATGATTAGGGCCAAAAAAGAAGAAGAGGAAGGGGGGAGTTTCAGGTGA
- a CDS encoding acyl-CoA dehydratase activase-related protein: MKITFPHMGSPLIYTKLFELLGHEVIVPPKPTQKTINLGVKYSPEFACFPLKVLLGTYLEAIEMGADTIVSSGGNGPCRAGYYGEVHQRLIRNMGLDIDFIIFDELKRDYKGFINKLKKLKGQHSWFDLYKIVKTAYKMAVSTDKVKKFIEHKRPYISDKKKLNKVKLAIEDQYREIKTEQDIVRVEEYAFKILKGLDIEEKTGAEKLKIGIVGEIYVVMESGINFNLAELLNDFGVEVEMSHYISEWIQENLIPFVSHEKEIMKKAEDYIETIIGGHAKQNVGHIVDYKERGFDGIVHLKPFGCLPELVTQSILDKISDDLDLPILSLSIDEQMATANVMTRIEAFIDMIKQKKYKRSSDHERHVFGY; this comes from the coding sequence GTGAAAATAACTTTTCCACATATGGGGTCACCGTTAATTTATACTAAATTATTTGAATTACTTGGTCATGAGGTTATTGTTCCTCCCAAGCCTACCCAAAAAACTATCAATCTGGGGGTGAAATACAGCCCTGAATTTGCTTGTTTCCCTTTAAAGGTATTACTCGGTACCTATCTGGAAGCAATTGAGATGGGTGCAGATACTATTGTTTCCAGTGGTGGGAATGGCCCCTGTAGGGCCGGTTACTATGGGGAAGTACATCAAAGATTAATAAGGAATATGGGTTTAGATATTGATTTTATCATTTTTGATGAACTAAAGAGGGATTATAAAGGATTTATTAATAAATTAAAGAAGTTAAAGGGTCAACATTCCTGGTTTGACTTATATAAAATTGTAAAGACTGCGTATAAAATGGCTGTCTCAACTGATAAGGTAAAAAAGTTTATTGAACACAAACGGCCTTATATAAGTGATAAAAAGAAATTAAACAAGGTTAAACTTGCTATTGAGGATCAATACAGGGAAATAAAGACAGAGCAAGATATAGTCAGGGTTGAAGAATATGCCTTTAAAATACTGAAAGGTCTCGATATTGAGGAAAAAACAGGAGCTGAGAAATTAAAGATAGGTATAGTGGGAGAGATTTATGTTGTTATGGAATCAGGTATCAATTTTAACCTGGCTGAGTTGTTAAATGATTTTGGGGTTGAAGTAGAGATGTCCCATTATATTTCAGAATGGATACAGGAGAATTTAATTCCCTTTGTTTCCCATGAAAAAGAGATTATGAAAAAAGCTGAAGACTATATTGAAACAATTATTGGCGGACATGCCAAACAGAATGTTGGTCATATTGTTGATTATAAAGAACGGGGATTTGATGGTATAGTTCATTTGAAACCATTTGGCTGTCTACCGGAACTGGTTACCCAGAGTATCTTAGATAAAATCTCTGATGACCTGGATTTACCTATTTTATCCCTTTCTATAGACGAGCAGATGGCAACTGCTAATGTTATGACAAGGATTGAGGCCTTTATAGATATGATTAAACAAAAAAAATACAAAAGGAGTAGTGACCATGAAAGACATGTATTTGGGTATTGA
- a CDS encoding acyl-CoA dehydratase activase: MKDMYLGIDIGSVSINVIAIDSKNEILFKSYCRNSGEPVEIVKEVLTDLQEKVKNRYNVKGVGVTGSGRQLIGYILGADVVKNEITAHATATIYYHPDVSTIFEIGGQDSKLIIVKDRIVTDFAMNTVCAAGTGSFLDHQAQRLGVKIEEFGELALTAERDVRIAGRCTVFAESDMISKQQYGFTKAEIIKGLSEALVRNYINNIVRGKKIKPVYVFQGGVAANVGIKAAFEKEIGSEVIIPEHFNVMGAIGIAIIARNYILKNETDTNFKGFAVTRDSFNTSTFTCSGCPNMCEVIKIQANGTTIAMTGDRCGKWSNSLKSSEDLLDTTTA; this comes from the coding sequence ATGAAAGACATGTATTTGGGTATTGACATAGGTTCTGTAAGTATCAATGTTATAGCAATAGATTCAAAAAATGAGATTCTTTTTAAGTCTTACTGCCGTAATTCAGGTGAGCCTGTGGAAATAGTAAAAGAGGTCTTAACAGACCTTCAGGAAAAGGTTAAAAACAGATACAATGTTAAAGGAGTAGGAGTGACCGGAAGCGGCAGGCAGTTAATTGGCTACATACTGGGGGCAGATGTTGTTAAAAATGAAATTACTGCCCATGCAACAGCTACAATTTATTATCACCCTGATGTCAGTACTATCTTTGAAATAGGTGGGCAGGATTCAAAACTCATAATAGTCAAGGATAGGATAGTAACTGATTTTGCTATGAATACTGTCTGTGCTGCTGGGACAGGTTCTTTTCTTGATCATCAGGCCCAGCGTTTAGGGGTAAAGATCGAGGAGTTTGGAGAACTGGCCCTGACAGCTGAGAGGGATGTCAGAATAGCTGGTAGGTGTACTGTTTTCGCTGAGTCAGATATGATCTCTAAACAGCAGTATGGTTTTACCAAGGCGGAAATAATAAAGGGTTTATCAGAGGCCCTGGTCAGGAACTATATTAATAATATAGTCAGGGGTAAAAAGATTAAACCAGTATATGTCTTCCAGGGTGGGGTAGCTGCTAATGTTGGTATCAAAGCTGCCTTTGAGAAAGAGATCGGCAGTGAGGTTATTATACCGGAGCATTTTAATGTTATGGGGGCAATTGGTATAGCAATAATTGCCCGTAATTACATCCTTAAAAATGAGACAGATACAAATTTTAAAGGTTTTGCAGTGACCAGGGATAGTTTTAATACAAGTACCTTTACCTGTAGTGGTTGTCCGAATATGTGTGAAGTTATTAAAATCCAGGCAAATGGGACAACTATTGCTATGACAGGGGATAGGTGTGGTAAATGGTCAAATTCACTTAAGAGCAGTGAGGATCTTCTGGATACTACTACAGCCTAA